In Citrus sinensis cultivar Valencia sweet orange chromosome 3, DVS_A1.0, whole genome shotgun sequence, the sequence GTAATGGTAACataaaagcggctaaccggattccATAAATGGTAAGCCGGTTAtcaccaaaatgtgcataacgactagtttttgagttcaaactatataaactcaaatctaattcatttttggtaatcttggcaagcataaacaagtgcacacaacatagattgagcttcaatttcataaataatcatttattaaaatatatttgttcttcaatttgtatatctacTCTTTGAGAGAggttttgttgtaattttcaattcCTCATCAATTTTGTGAGTGTTtaagtgtgtgagacacttgagtgaagagattgggagataatctctttgttgtaaaggttcattgacaccttggaagtcaattgtaagcttttgaagccttggaaggcttagatagtgaaatcctcaagcttgggttgcttggaggcgtggacgtaggcggtgattgccgaaccacgtaaaaatccttgagtttgctttctcttcccttactcttttattattgtgctttcattgaaattattgttttcgaatttattaaggcattagattggatCGTTGTATGGTTTGATTAggataagttttaaaaacccaattccccccctctcttgggttgcataacttgtatttcaacCCGACCCAACCTCTCTGCCAGATTCGAGGTGAATCTTGTGATCTTATATCTAAAGCCTGTGacacaaatttaattcatgaatACATAACACTAGCCTAGGCCTTTGTTATAAACAAGTAATAACATATGTAcctcatttaaaaatatattcaaaactTGCGTAATTCACATCTTACTGTACATACTTACACTTtagatatatacatataaacaCAAACGTGCTTGATATATAAGTCATGCAGTAATGCGTGTTGTGGCCCAACCTCAACTGATTAGAAACTGAACTGCACGAAATCCTATGAAAATCTTAAAGAAATGGgataaataggaaaataatatacttGTGGCTAAATGAATGGATATAATTGTGTGtgtttgtatatatatatatatatatatatatctataaataaattagtgcTCTAGTGCTTGTATATAATTGTATGACATAACTTCGCACTGAACACATTACACAAGCAAATATGaaatcacacacacacacacacacacacacacacacacacacacacacacacacacacacacacacatatatatatatataaatatgataaaacTGCACCAAATAATATGTAGGAGAAATAACTCTCAATATTTATTGGAATCATCATTGCACAAGTAAAGTGGGGGGAAAATCATCcttaccgaaccacgtaaaaatccttgagtttgctttctcttcccttactcttttattattgtgctttcattgaaattattgttttcgaatttattaaggcattagattggattgttgtATGGTTTGATTAggataagttttaaaaacccaattcccCCCcctctcttgggttgcataacttgtatttcaacCCGACCCAACCTCTTTGCCAGATTCGAGGTGAATCTTGTGATCTTATATCTAAAGCTTGTGacacaaatttaattcatgaatACATAACACTAGCCTAGGCCTTTGTTATAAACAAGTAATAACATATGTACCtcattcaaaaatatattcaaaactTGTGCAGTTCACATCTTACTGTACATACTTACACTTtagatatatacatataaacaCAAACGTGCTTGATATATAAGTCATACAGTAATGCGTGTTGTGGCCCAACCTCAACTGATTAGAAACTGAACTGCACGAAATCCTATGAAAATCTTAAAGAAATGGgataaataggaaaataatatacttGTGGCTAAATGAATGGATATAATTGTGTGtgtttgtatatatatatatatctataaataaattagtgcTCTAGTGCTTGTATATAATTGTATGACATAACTTCGCACTGAACACATTACACAAGCAAATATGAaatcatatatacatacatacatatatataaatatgataaaattgcaCCAAATAATATGTAGGAGAAATAACTCTCAATATTTATTGGAATCATCATTGCACAAGTAAAGTGGGGGGAAAATCTCTCAATACTCAGCGGAATTAACTACATCACAAGGGTCGAGTAATCTAAGTCTCACTACACATGCATAGAGCCTATAGGGAAGGGTACACGTATGGTATCTGGCAATCACATCTCATGATTGAATCAATCATATAATATGTGTACATATAATCATAACATGATACTAAATCATACTATCAAACATAAATACTTTGTAGAAtacacataaataataattgtaatcCACTCACAAAACATGTTTCACTTCGGGGTTCGTTGGAGCTCCTATAGATTCCTTAATTCTTGGATTTCTCCTAAAATATAgggttcaaaaattaattgttagaactgatataaaaacttatacaTATGACATAAACTAAATcataattgttcaaatttcttaaatacGTTACCTACCGACTTACTGGATATAGAAATAACTATCCAATTCTCTTTCCTATAATATTTCCTCTCAATTgctcttttcaaaatcatttctcACTCTcggtttttcttttctttattttttcttcttcatcttttgttcttctgttcttttcctcttctttcttcatcttttcttcttttgttcttttcctcttctcttttccttttgttttcttccctTCTCaccttttcctttctttttcttttctctttgaaTTGCTTTGTTTTAGTTTGATTCATGAAAATGGTGACAGcttcttcaattctttatatatatacattgcCTCCAATCATGCATGACAAGCACATAGGTGAAGCATGCATGTGCTTTGCTTTGAGCTGACAGCTTGCTAATTAGCCACATGTGCATCACAATACATGcattaattgattgtattatttttaatatattatatcatttcttttaatgaaggATGTAGCCAACAATTTTATCCAGCTAAACATGTTCTTTGACATATAATACAGTTTATGGTCCAACAACTCATAAGtagttgaaattaaattattttttaatatcaattttactattctctcaattttaaaatactttaaaagaTTTTCAAACATAAGATACAATGGTATACAATTGAAGCCTAATCCAACAtagaaagattaaataaaattaattttcatcactACGCAAGAGACTTGAAAGGACATTAAGGTAgcgtttatttttaatttaaaatatgaatatgttagaatttgattaaaatttgaatggttttaaatataaatgtttcaataacatgtttattttttaatatataaaaattaagtggCATCTTGTTTGcttttataaagaaaacacATTAAATGTagttatttaacatttatgtcCTTATAAGTCAAAACGAATAAAAGGGATTAGGTTTCGTAGTTTATGAAATAACTATattgaattgaaatatttttaggatatagtatttattttctgaataaaagctcatttagtccctgtattttaaaattagtgcccatttagtccctatatttttaaaaatgtctcGAAACATCCCTGCCGtcaaagtattgatacccctaccgttactttttatttattttggcttacttttacaatattatccttttataataatttttttgtttggacattaataaaaagaaaataattaaattgccaatttaaccctaaaaataaaaaatttatattaatttttaattgtcaaaaattgtatgcaaactaccaaatgtgcaaatggtgcttgcaaaaaaattaatataatttttttattttctagggttaaattggtaatttaattattttctttttattaatgtccaaagaaaattattataaaagggtaatttgtaaaagtaagctaaaataaataaaaagtaacggtaggaGTATCATACTTTAACGACAGAGatgttttgaaatatttttaaaaatacagggatTAAATGGACACTAATCCTAAAATACAGGgattaaatgagtttttacCCATAAATAGTTAATCAAACATGGAAAAGTAATcgaaattgaaaaatctatACAGATAGGGAAATTCTACTTTTGGCATCAATGGGtctacataatttattttgcatcaATTATGCACCATCACATTCTTCAACtgctttcaattatttatgctCCAATAACTGCGAATTGTTCTTTTCAGTGCAATCAACTTGCAGCTCCCCTAATCGCAAAAAAACTTACAACTTCCCTTTCATAAATAGTAGTGCCCATTTCCCCAGTAGTCTCGCATTAACATTTAAACATGATTATCAAACACTTGGTTTAGTGGTGACCCTTTATTTTTAAGGTAAGAAGTTACCTAATCTTTTCATATAGATATGGGagtagatttttttgtttttctcccAATTTCACAGTAATTAGCTAGTAAACCCCTCTAACCTTAGAGAAGAGTTGAGGAGTTATGGATCGAATTTCTGATTGATTACATTAAAAATGGTTCCGTTAATTTCCatcaaacttatttttataatattaatacactAAGGGCGTGTTTGGCGCCCCGCATAACACTGTATTAGAACACCAtattatattaagatattacAATAAAATGTTTGGCTGCTATGCGgtattgcataaaaaaaaattaatgcggCAAAACCCGTATAATGGAATCTAGCGTGAGTGTcgagttgatttgatttaatttttattttagagattatatatttaaaaaatactgaaaaaataaatgttaagctactaaaaatttaaggtCATAAGCTCAAATCTATTGAAGAAtgatgatatattttttaacatttatattacaacaataatgttaaattttcaaaatttaagacttttatattcaatatttttctaagtattaaatattaataaatattattttctaaatatgtaatttaaattaatcagcAAAGGagttaatacaatacaatgcAACACCAAACATAGtgtaactaaaaattaatacagtataGTGTAGCACCAAATattgtacaatattattaaaatatagtgttaatacaatacaacataatacaatacacatgcattaaaataatgcaatacaacgtaatataatataatgtgtCAAACACACCCTAATTGTATTGCAGtatctaaaaaaaagataattagaCTGTTTTAACCATGATTATCTAACATTAGATTGaattaaaaagtcaaaatttatgttaaaattttaaaataaaaaattgaagttaaaatattccgatccattaaaaaaaatgtatttaacCATGACCATTGACTAGTCAACACTCACCAGCTTAAAGTAGTGTACATATTCGGACACTCACAAATTCTTTAATGGCTAAGTGCCACTTACTAATTCTTATGTTCAAGTACAGTAGACAAATAAGTTAAGCATTCATTTCTCTACAATAAAAGTACCAGTCTTCACTCTTCACTCCATAATTAGATGAGTGGGTCTGCCTACAATGGAACCCATGCATCTAAATCTTCGATTAGATTTGATAGGCAGCCATAAATCAATTGACTTGTGTTTTGATCTAACCGGTTATCCCGTTGAAGCCACAATTCTCCCGCCAAGTTAATGATTCTAAttgcactaaaaaaaaaaaaaaattcacaaatttgtgaaagatttcattttttccaGGTACCCTTACTTTTGCTGGAATACaaagggtaaaagctcatttaatCCCTGTATTTTCATTTCGGCAAAGGtcgtaaaaatttattttttaattcaaatgtaaatatttaaaaatcaaacatatattacaaaaaaaaactaattttttttttttaaaagttaaacttCATATGTTTAAAATAAGCGCTAAGGAACATGAATAAGagctattaaaacaaaaaaagaataattttgaaactaaatacaattaattgagAGATGAGGACCGATAAGATAAATTcatagataaaaattaaaatatcagcCCTACTTATTGCTGGCAGTTATGAGCATTAAAGAACAGAAGCCGTGTCTTGATAAGTATGGTGTTCTTGCGGAATTTTCAGCTAGAAGTGGACGGTGGCTGGACAATGAGATGAAATTGAAAGATTATCACGGAACTTGAAGGAAGGTTCATGGCATCGATTTATTCTAAAGAGTCACTATATTTGGTTCAATAATTGTTTTCATTCGAATCAAAATCTCTCTCTAATCAATTCAACTGTTTCTGTTGATTATGGCTTCTTCTTCTCGAAACGACAAGAAGTATGATGTTTTTGTTAGTTTCAGAGGAGAGGACACCCGCGACAACTTTACTAGCCATCTCTGTTCTGCTCTGTGTCGACAAAATATCcaaactttcattgatgaccaACTTAACAGAGGAGATGAAATTTCGGAGTCACTTGTGAATGCAATTGAAGCATCAGCCATTTCAGTTATTGTCTTCTCAGAAGGGTATGCATCTTCCAGATGGTGTCTCGATGAACTTGTCAAGATCCTCGAGTGCAAGAAAGAGTATGCACAGATTGTGATTCCGGTTTTCTATCTGGTTGATCCATCAGACGCGAGAAACCAAACAGGGCCTTTTGGGATTTCATTTTCGAAGCTTGAAGAAAGATTTAAGGAGAATCCAGAGAAGCTGCAGACTTGGAGGAAAGCTTTGAAGGAAGCAGCCAGTTTGTCTGGCTTTCATTCTCTTAACATCAGGTGAAATTGAAAAGTTACCTTTAATTTCTCATACtaatatttaacaataaataaaattcacgcAGCACTCTTAGTTAAATTTCCAGATGCTAaactacaattttaaaaatttttaagcaTCAAATTCTAGACTTACTGACTTCCCAACTTTTATGCtctcataattataaaataattttgacagaattaataataaaagctcgagaattttacaatatatatCTAACAAAATTAGTGGTGGTCTGTCGTTTTTTAAGCAATTTCAACCTCTCCTCATATGCCAccattagaaaaaagaaaagggaaattatcattgcaccaccTCTCTTTTACCTTATGTTCATCCAACCACCATAAAATTCTAACATATTTTTTACACcgcatttctttttaaatttgtattaattagtTACTTTTGAACTAACatcgttaaataatttaaacgaaatgataattttacccctaaataaaataaaagaccatttttattttataaaaactttgaaaataaaaaattataattataaaaatacccttaattttaattaaaaaataaattccaaaattccaatttttattttttaataaaaattattttaataaaaaattataattataaaaataattacaaaattttgggatttaataaaaattccctaaataaattcagctattttaataaaattttacaaaattatactttttaataaataaattcagctattttaataaaattttacaaaattatactttttaataaataaattcagttatttttattaaaatattgcaaaattataatttttaataaaaataattattaaaaatttgtaaaatctaaatttaataaaaattagttgagcacctctatttgagatttattttctattaaatttaggggtatttttataattttaatttttttatttttcaaaaattttttaaaataaaattatcttttagtttatttatggGTAAAttggtcattttttaaaaattatttaacagtATTAGTGTAAAAGCggctaattgatacaaatttaaaaagaaaagtgatgaAAAGAAtatgttagaattttattgTGGTTGGATGAACATAAGACAAAAGAGAGGTGGTACAATGATaatttccaagaaaaaaaaaactcacacATATTACTGTAATTTAAGAGTTATTAATTTACTGGAAGATTGGTATATATTAGTTTCAATGAGAAAACGGACAATCTCCCTTATTTCAAACTTAATGCAAATTCCTCGTATTAATTTGAAGTTACTTTGgctaattttatgtatttgctAGGTGTGAGTCGGAACTTACGAATGAAGTTGTTAATCACATTTTGAAGAGATTGGATGAAGTGTTTCAGCCCCGTGATAACAAAAACCAGCTGGTTGGAGTGGAATCAACAGTTGAGGAAATTGAATCCCTATTAGGTGTTGAGTGGAAAGATGTTTATGCTTTAGGGATTTGGGGCATTGGTGGTATAGGCAAAACAGCAATTGCTAGAGCTATTTTCGACAAAATCTCGGGTGATTTTGACGGTTCTTGCTTCCTCGAAAATGTTAGAGAAGAGTCACAAAGACCAGGAGGATTAGCTTGCTTACGacaaaaacttctttcaaatttattgaagGATAAAAATGTGATGCCTTATATTGACCTCAATTTTAGAAGGCTCAGCCGCATGAAGGTTTTGATTGTTTTTGATGATGTGACTTGCTTCAGCCAATTAGAATCTTTAATTGGAAGTCTTGATTGGTTGACGCCTGTGAGTCGAATCATAATAACCACcagaaataaacaagtgctTAGAAATTGGGGGGTGAGGAAAATCTATGAGATGAAGGCATTAGAATATCATCACGCTATTGAGCTTTTTAGTCGACATGCCTTCAAACAAAACCATCCTGATGTTGGTTATGAGGAACTTTCAAGCAAAGTAATGAAATATGCTCAAGGTGTTCCTTTAGCTGTTAAAGTTTTGGGTTGCTTTCTgcataaaagggaaaaagaagtCTGGGAAAGTGCAATAGATAAATTGCAAAGAATCCTCCATCCAAGTATTCTTgaggtattaaaaataagttatgaTAGTTTGGACGATaaggagaaaaatattttccttgatGTTGCTTGTTTCTTTCAAGGTGAGGATGTAGATCtagtaatgaaattttttaatgcaagTGGCTTCTACCCAAAAATAGGTATGAGTGTTCTTGTTGATAAATCTATCATTGCTATTGATTCATACAACAAGATAACAATGCATGATTTACTACAAGAATTGGGTCGGGAAATTGTTCGACAAGAATCAACTAATCCTGAAAACCGCAGTAGGCTCTGGCATCACGAAGATATCTATGAAGTTCTTACGTATAATACGGTAAGTAGTTTGttgtgtattattattttggaataATGTAGTGTTTAAAAACTTGATGTGAATATATTTACATACGCTCGCACTCGTGAGTCTTAGAATTAATGGAAGAGTGgcaataattagaaaaaacaataGTGGTTAGATGACGTagcaataaattataaatgcgATGACAATTTGCGTAACCGTTTGCAAGCATAATTGATATGTAAATTTATCTATTACGCATGcagaatttttatgttaattattaCTTGTGTTATTATGTTTCTTAACTGCGTAGCAATAACTATAAACatgaattattgaaatttgattcGAGTAATGACAGAGCCCCACTCCAATCCCACATAAACTCCATgcaagaataaataaaaattgaattaataactAAGCTACCTCTAATTGTAAATTAGTGACAAAATTGccccaaattgtttttcttggtgAGGTTGAAGTGCAATTCATTAGTGGAATATACATATCAtctttcatttgattttaactatattttatttatttatttttaggtgACAGAAAAAATTGAGGGCATCTGTTTGGATATGTCAAAAGTCAAAGAGATTCGTCTAAATCCTAATACTTTCACAAAGATGcctaaattgagatttttaaagttCTATAGTTCATCATTCAATGGAGAGAACAAATGTAAGATATCTTATTTGCAAGATCCGGGATTTGGTGAAGTGAAATATCTACACTGGTATGGATATCCGTTGAAGTCATTGCCTTCAAACCTTAGTGCAGAGAAACTTGTGTTACTTGAAGTGCCTGATAGTGACATTGAACGACTTTGGGATTGTGTGAAGGTATGCATATCTTATTATGTATGTGCAATCTTTCAATAacaacattaaattattatacgTGGTAACGATTTTGTCTTGGCCTCTTTTTTGACCGACCAGCATTATAGTAAGTTAAACCAGATAATCCCTGCTGCCTGCAATAAGCTAATTGCCAAAACTCCAAATCCCACGTTGATGCCACGTCTGAACAAGCTAGTTATCTTGAATCTAAGAGGTAGCAAAAGCCTGAAACGTCTTCCATCTGGAATATTTAACTTGGAATTTCTTACCAAACTTGATCTTTCGGGCTGCTCAAAACTGAAAGGGCTTCCAGAGATCTCATCAGGTAATATAAGCTGGTTTTTTTTAAGGGGGACTGCAATTGAAGAACTGCCCTCATCAATT encodes:
- the LOC102617832 gene encoding disease resistance protein RPV1-like gives rise to the protein MASSSRNDKKYDVFVSFRGEDTRDNFTSHLCSALCRQNIQTFIDDQLNRGDEISESLVNAIEASAISVIVFSEGYASSRWCLDELVKILECKKEYAQIVIPVFYLVDPSDARNQTGPFGISFSKLEERFKENPEKLQTWRKALKEAASLSGFHSLNIRCESELTNEVVNHILKRLDEVFQPRDNKNQLVGVESTVEEIESLLGVEWKDVYALGIWGIGGIGKTAIARAIFDKISGDFDGSCFLENVREESQRPGGLACLRQKLLSNLLKDKNVMPYIDLNFRRLSRMKVLIVFDDVTCFSQLESLIGSLDWLTPVSRIIITTRNKQVLRNWGVRKIYEMKALEYHHAIELFSRHAFKQNHPDVGYEELSSKVMKYAQGVPLAVKVLGCFLHKREKEVWESAIDKLQRILHPSILEVLKISYDSLDDKEKNIFLDVACFFQGEDVDLVMKFFNASGFYPKIGMSVLVDKSIIAIDSYNKITMHDLLQELGREIVRQESTNPENRSRLWHHEDIYEVLTYNTVTEKIEGICLDMSKVKEIRLNPNTFTKMPKLRFLKFYSSSFNGENKCKISYLQDPGFGEVKYLHWYGYPLKSLPSNLSAEKLVLLEVPDSDIERLWDCVKHYSKLNQIIPAACNKLIAKTPNPTLMPRLNKLVILNLRGSKSLKRLPSGIFNLEFLTKLDLSGCSKLKGLPEISSGNISWFFLRGTAIEELPSSIERLLRLKYLDLSDCKRFTSLPSSLCKLKSLGVLNLCGCSNLQRFPECLGQFSSPILLNLAKTNIERIPKRITQPFVLRNLFLSYSERFASSPKLPFLERRRLVEKPFLGIVVDPESFPHMDHKQAVRWKEIQENSSFSTGKAHIVLPGNEIPKWFKFQSVGSFITLEMPPDFFNSSRVQGFAFSAILAFSNRHVDCGRWFSFSFELKVKTTKDCGSHDTVISEQS